The Stieleria maiorica genome includes the window ATTCAAGAACAGCTGAATCAGTAAACTGACGCAGATTCAGAATTGAAAAAAGAAACCTCGACTCCGGGAGGAGCCGAGGTCTTTTTATGTCTGCTCGTTGGCAATTCCAACGGCTACTTTTTCTTCGCAGGTGTGGTCTTCAGTCCTGCTTCCATCTCGCCGGCAAGTGCCGCTTGGTCCGCCGCTTCCCGAGCCAGATATTCTTCGACCTCTGACTGCTCCGCACCGGAGATCGCATCTGCCGGAGGTGAGGGGCATCCTGCGAGTGAGAGAAAGAAAACGGCAAGGAAGGATGTTGCGACAAGGCTTCTCATTTTGGAGTCCGTGGTGGGGGGACGGTGGGAAATCAGTCCCCAGCATTGTAGCCCATCGGCGTCATCCGAGTAGGAGGACTTTAAGCGTTCATCCGGACATTACCGATGGGCGTTGGAACGATTCCCCGACGGATTAGACACCCGCTTCCCGATCCGGCGCGACGCACTCTGCCATTGGTCGGTTAGACGCTGCCCTGGCGACCGTCTGCTAAACTTGATCACTCCGATCGATCAAGGTTTGCACGTGCTCCGCCATGTCAAGATTTCCCTCTCACCTCCAGCCCCTCTCTCCCGAATCCGAGGCAAGCTCCACTCGCAGGGGATTCGTGGGAGCGGGGAGCCGATGGCGCGATCTTCGATGGGGGGCGATCACGGTTTGGTTCTCGGCTTGGGTAATGTTTCTGCTTGCATGGACGACCGGTTGTGGCGGTCCGGGGCCATCCGCGGTGACAGGACCGGAACCGGACCGCGATCACGTGGAAGTGGATTCCAAGCCGTCTCGCGAGTCACCTTCACCGCAGGCGAGTCTGGCCAGGATCCGCCGTTTGATCGCGTCAGGTGATGCATCGGCGGCGATGCGGGCGGTCCAGGCACACCTGTTGCGCTACCCCGACGATGCCGGTGCGATGGTCTTGGCATCGGGTGTGTTGAACGGTCAGGGACGGGTGGACGAGGCGGTCACGATGTTGGATTCGGCCGCCCGGTTGTCGGCCGAGGAGGGTTGGAAATGGCGGCAGCGCGCCGCGTCGATGCTGACCCGTGCGCAGCGCTGGCAGGAGGCGATCGATCGCTTGGAATCGTTGCTCGAGGAGCGTGGCGAGTTGGATGACGTTCGCCATGAACTGGTTGCGATTTTGAATCGACGTGGATTCCGTTTCGACGCCAATGAACATGTTCGCAAGCTGTGTCGACAAGGGAGAGCCAGCGCGGACGAATTACGCGGGTTGATGTTTCCCGCGCGATCGTTTGCCGGTCTGACCGAGAAACCGAGCGTGGAGGACGTGGAACGAAATCGAACCCTCGGCGAGTTGAACGTCGCACGTGCGATGTACGGCGAAGGCGATGTGAAAGACGCGTCGCGGGTGTTGGAAACGAGTCGATTGGTTGCCCAACGACATCCCGAGGCGATGGCGTTTTATGGGCAAATGCTGATCGAATCGCAGCGGTACGAGGTGTTCGACGATTGGTTGGGGAGGGTGCCGCCGGAATCACAACGCTATCCGGGATATTGGATGGCGCTGGGCGGTTGGGCGATGCGGCAGCGCGAGTTCGACCGGGCCGTGGGGCAGTTTGCCGAAGCGGTGTTGCGCGAACCGGGCGACCTGGCGACCACCGACCGGATCCGCCAGGCGTTGTCGGCCGGCGGTCACCGGTCAGAGTCCGAACGGTTTCGCGCCCGCGGCGTGTTGATCGATCGGTCGAGGACGATCACCCGGCAACTTTTTTCCGGGGCCGCATTCGATCCCGCTGCGATCGACGAACTTTCACGATTGCTGACCGATGCGGGCCGGCCGCTGGAAGCGCTGGCCTGGTATCGCATCGCGCTGATGAAGATGGGATCGCCGGCCGGTGCGGTGCGGCAACTCGATCAAGCGCTTGCGATGGCCGAGCAGGACGGCTTCGAACGCGACAATCGGCAGAAGGTTTTGTGCGGCATCGACGTCACGCGGTTTCCCAGTGACGTTCGGATTGCCGACTTCAGGCGAACGGACGCGACGATCAATGATCAGCCGGCGGAACAACCCCGTGACGCGGCGGTCGAGCCGGCGTTTGCCGACATCGCGCCGCAAGTCGGTTTGGAGTTCACGTACTACAACGCCCCGACGCAGCGACGACGCGAGTTTCGGTTGCATGAACAATTGGGGGCAGGAGTGGCGTGCATCGATTATGACTTGGACGGTCACGTCGACATTTATCTGGGGCAAGCCTCCGCTGATCCGCCGGAGGGTCTTGGGACGCGTCCGAATCTGTTGGCTCGCTCGTTGGGAGATCGTTTGATCGCTGTGACTGAGTTTGCAAACTGCGATGATCGGGGTTTCACGTTTGGCATCACGGCGGGGGACTGGAACCAAGACGGTTTCCCCGATTTGGTGGTCGGCAATCTGATGCAAAACACATTGTTGATCAACCAAGGCGACGGAACATTCGCCGAGCAATCGGGCGATCACGTTTGGCAACAACCGCGATTCACGACCAGTCTGGCGATGGGTGACGTCGATGGCGATGCGTTGCCGGATCTGGTCGAAGTCAACTACGTCGACGATCCGCGGGTCTATGATCCGATCCGATACAACCCCGACGGAACACCGGTTCGGCTGCCGGCGCCCCTGGACTTTCGTCCCTCTCATGACCGATTATTCCTGTCCGTCGGCGATGGTTCGCTGGCCGGACAATCGATCGACGGCGACGGGCAAGTCGCACCGGCGACGGGTTTGGGCGTCGTGCTGACCGATTTAGACGGTGACCGGCGAAACGAGATCTTCGTCGCCAACGATCGTTTGGCCAACCATTTGTGGCAGCGCGCCGTCGCGGGGGCCGACGAGGATGGTCAGTGGCAAAACATGGCCGCCGTGCGTGGCGTGGCGTTCGGTGCCAACGGGACTCCGCAGGGATGCATGGGCATCGCCGTCGCGGATTTCGACTTCAACGGACGACCGGATTTGCATGTGACCAATTTCGAAAAGGAATGGAACAATCAATACATGCAGGACCAGGTCGGGGTCTTCGACGACATGGTGGTCGCCTCCGGTTTGGACCAACCGACCTACGAGCGGCTCGGTTTCGGCGTGCAGGCACTGGACTATGACAACAACGGCGGCGAAGACCTGGTGATCGGAAACGGGCACGTCGAAGATTATTCGCGTGAAGGTCGTGCGTTTCGGATGCCGACGATGGTGTTTTCCAGCGAGCAGTCGCGATTCGTCGCCAAGGAAGTGGGCGGAGATCCCGCGTATTGGCAGTCGGGACACCTTTCGCGAGCCCTTGCCACTTGCGACTGGAACAATGACGGGCGCGTCGATTTTGTGGTGTCCGACTTGTTGGAACCGGTCGCGCTGCTGGAAAACCGGACGCCGACGCCGTATCACTGGTTGCAGATCCAGCTGGTCGGCACGACCGCCGAACGCGATGCGATCGGTGCGTCCATTCAACTGTCCATGGGCGATCGGAGTTTGACCAAAGTTGTCTCGTCCGGTGACGGATACATGTGCCGCAATCAGCCCTTGGTCTGTTGCGGGCTCGGCGAACACCAAGTCGTGACCCAGCTGGAGGTCCATTGGCCCGACGGCGTTGTCCAGCGGTTTGAAAATGTGGCAGTGGATCGTCGTCTGGTGATCGTCCAGTCGCATGGGGATCTGTTCGAGTTGGCGCGGTAGCGGGGCGCGGCAGGGCGTCGGCACGGGGGAAGGTGAGGGCGTAGTCAGAAAGAGGGGGTGGTTTCTGGTCCTTGGTGGGGTGTGTTCGCACTAGCCACGCCCATCCGGACAAACGGGGGATAAAAATGTTGCATCGCGTTGGCGATTGTTGGACACTGATTCTGGAGCTTGGTATCTTTGAACTGTGTTAATCCGCTCTGTCGGAGTCGGATTTGCCCTTAGGTCTCATGCCTTTTCCATTCTTCGTTTTGAGAGATTTCTTATGAACCGACGTGGACAGCGGCGCCAGGGTTTCACACTTGTGGAACTGTTGGTCGTCATCGCCATCATTGGCATTCTGGTGGGGCTGCTATTGCCGGCAGTCCAAGCGGCGCGCGAGGCGGCGCGGCGGATGAGTTGCAGTAACAATTTCAAGCAGATCGGGATTGCAATTCACAACTATCACGCTGCTTACAAGCAGCTACCCGTTCAGGGTGCTGGGACCGACAGTCCCGACGGCGGCAATGCCAACCAAGGGACGGCCAACCACACGCGCGACTGGTGGACCGGTTACGGTGACGCCAACGCATGGCGTTTGAGTGCTTTGGTCGGGTTGACTCCGTTCATGGAGCAGCAAGCGATTTGGAACGAGATTAGCCAACCGAACCGAATCAATGCCAATGATCCGACAACGCCTTACGCGATCCCGTGGCCACCGATGGGACCGGCGCCGCACCTGAATCGCTACCGACCTTGGGTCACCGAAATCCCGACGCTTCGCTGTCCCAGCGATCCGGGGGTCGGCCTGCCGGCACTGGGGCGGACCAACTACGGAGCTTGCATGGGAGATTCGATCCACTGGGCCGTTCGCGGTCCGATCGACTTTGACCGTGGCGCGAGTCGTTCCGATTATTGGGTGCCCAAATCGACCAGCGGGCAAGCACGGAACTCTCTGGCCTGTGACCGGGGGGCGTTTGTGCCGCACAAGGATTCCAAGTTCCGTGACATCTTGGATGGCCTTTCCAACACGATCATGATGGGTGAGATCATCACCGATTTGCAGGACCGAGACATCCGCGGCCGGCAAACGCGAAATGCGAACTTGGCCGGTAACAACAACTCGGTCATCTTGCAGAATCCCAAGTGGTGTGAAGATCAGGGACAGATCGATCCGGATCGTCCACGATTCTGGGATCCGTCGGCCCCGGTCGACACCGGTGCCGCCAACGGTCGCGGTTATCGTTGGGCGGACTTCCGGATCATGTTCTCGGGAATGTCAACGATCTTGCCACCGAACTCGGAGATTTGCGGCATCAACAACACCGGCAACACCATGGTGGCCTCGGCATCGAGTCGTCACCAAGGCGGTGCCCACGTGCTGATGGGTGACGGAGCGGTGATCTTCATGACCGACTCGATCGAAGCCGGCAATTCCCGAAACCCGATGGTGTTTATCAACGGGGCGCCGGCCACCAACAATGTGCCCGGTGCGCAAAGTCCTTATGGGCTGTGGGGCGCCTTGGGAACGCGTGCCAGCAGCGAAACGATCGAAGAGCAACTCAATCAGTAGCTCGCACGAGATCGTCTGACAGTCAAAAAAGAAACTCGGCTTCGCACTGCGAAGCCGAGTTTTTTGTGTTTCACCCGCTCGGTGATGAAAGCCGGACTGGCAACGGCTGGTCTGACGGAGTTGATCTGCGGTCCGTTGGAGGGCGTTCATTGGAGGACGTCTATCAGAAGGCGCCCATCACGAGATTCCAGCCGCGGATTCCGATGCCGCTATTTCGTTTCCTCGAAGTCCTCATTCATCGCTGCTTCTTCGGCAGCGATGGCAGCCTCATACGCTTCGATGTCCGATTGCTCGGCGTTTTCCGTGACGCTGCCGCCTTGGTTCCCGCCGCAACCGACCAGACACACGGCTACCGCGAACGTGAACACCAAACCCAATGATTTGAACATAATTCAACCTTGCTGAATGTTTTGTTTCTGCACCGAACACAAACCAACAGTATACAAGGTCGGCCGGTGACGATCGAGTCCCGGGGTGGGGGACAGAATGAATTCCAAACGCCGGTATTTCAAGCAGGTCCGCATCGCACAGTTCCGGGCGATGCTTGAATTGGCACGCGGCAAGGGCTTTGCCGCGGCGGCCGAAGCACTGGACTTGGCGACCCCGTCGGTGTGGCAGCAAGTTCGTGCCTTGGAGCAAGAACTGGGTGTGGCGCTGATCGAAGTCGAACGCCAAAAGGTCACGTTGACCGAGCACGGTCGCCTGTTGGTCGAACTGGCCGAACCGGTCGTGCACGGTTTTGACGGATTGTTGGAAGAGTTTAATTTGCAGGCCCAGGCGATCCCGCAACGGTTGTCAGTCGCCTCGCCGGCAAAC containing:
- a CDS encoding FG-GAP-like repeat-containing protein yields the protein MFLLAWTTGCGGPGPSAVTGPEPDRDHVEVDSKPSRESPSPQASLARIRRLIASGDASAAMRAVQAHLLRYPDDAGAMVLASGVLNGQGRVDEAVTMLDSAARLSAEEGWKWRQRAASMLTRAQRWQEAIDRLESLLEERGELDDVRHELVAILNRRGFRFDANEHVRKLCRQGRASADELRGLMFPARSFAGLTEKPSVEDVERNRTLGELNVARAMYGEGDVKDASRVLETSRLVAQRHPEAMAFYGQMLIESQRYEVFDDWLGRVPPESQRYPGYWMALGGWAMRQREFDRAVGQFAEAVLREPGDLATTDRIRQALSAGGHRSESERFRARGVLIDRSRTITRQLFSGAAFDPAAIDELSRLLTDAGRPLEALAWYRIALMKMGSPAGAVRQLDQALAMAEQDGFERDNRQKVLCGIDVTRFPSDVRIADFRRTDATINDQPAEQPRDAAVEPAFADIAPQVGLEFTYYNAPTQRRREFRLHEQLGAGVACIDYDLDGHVDIYLGQASADPPEGLGTRPNLLARSLGDRLIAVTEFANCDDRGFTFGITAGDWNQDGFPDLVVGNLMQNTLLINQGDGTFAEQSGDHVWQQPRFTTSLAMGDVDGDALPDLVEVNYVDDPRVYDPIRYNPDGTPVRLPAPLDFRPSHDRLFLSVGDGSLAGQSIDGDGQVAPATGLGVVLTDLDGDRRNEIFVANDRLANHLWQRAVAGADEDGQWQNMAAVRGVAFGANGTPQGCMGIAVADFDFNGRPDLHVTNFEKEWNNQYMQDQVGVFDDMVVASGLDQPTYERLGFGVQALDYDNNGGEDLVIGNGHVEDYSREGRAFRMPTMVFSSEQSRFVAKEVGGDPAYWQSGHLSRALATCDWNNDGRVDFVVSDLLEPVALLENRTPTPYHWLQIQLVGTTAERDAIGASIQLSMGDRSLTKVVSSGDGYMCRNQPLVCCGLGEHQVVTQLEVHWPDGVVQRFENVAVDRRLVIVQSHGDLFELAR
- a CDS encoding DUF1559 domain-containing protein translates to MNRRGQRRQGFTLVELLVVIAIIGILVGLLLPAVQAAREAARRMSCSNNFKQIGIAIHNYHAAYKQLPVQGAGTDSPDGGNANQGTANHTRDWWTGYGDANAWRLSALVGLTPFMEQQAIWNEISQPNRINANDPTTPYAIPWPPMGPAPHLNRYRPWVTEIPTLRCPSDPGVGLPALGRTNYGACMGDSIHWAVRGPIDFDRGASRSDYWVPKSTSGQARNSLACDRGAFVPHKDSKFRDILDGLSNTIMMGEIITDLQDRDIRGRQTRNANLAGNNNSVILQNPKWCEDQGQIDPDRPRFWDPSAPVDTGAANGRGYRWADFRIMFSGMSTILPPNSEICGINNTGNTMVASASSRHQGGAHVLMGDGAVIFMTDSIEAGNSRNPMVFINGAPATNNVPGAQSPYGLWGALGTRASSETIEEQLNQ